The Paramisgurnus dabryanus chromosome 17, PD_genome_1.1, whole genome shotgun sequence genome includes the window TCACATAATAACACGCGTTGTGTTTCCTTTacagtgtttgtgttttattaaCACAACACCAGAGATTATTTGTGTGGATTTAACAAACGCGTGATAAGCGCGCGCTTCCGCTGCCGTAAATGAGAGTGATTgacagtctgtctgtctgcagaCGCGTCGCGACTCGAGAGACAGAGGAGCGGCGCGTCACCGCGTCTCCAGACGTGTCAATAACATCAGTGTCTCGTCTCTATTGTGAAGCTTTTTATCCCTGCTGTTTCCTCTGCTGGAGATGACGTGACGTCACGATGCTGTACATTCACACATTAACATTTCCTCAAGATTCAcgactgtatttatttattcaccgTTTACTTCATTGATAAGTGTTTTACTGTAATACAGTCATCTGAGAGTAAAACAGCAAGGATGATGTCACAGTCCTAATatcttttatttgtttttgatgGCAGGACTTAAAAAGTAAACCTACAGATACACTATAACTtttcaatataaatgtatctttTTCACTCAAATATAAAGAAATCTGTTGTAAATATCACATTAGTTGAACCATACAGAACACAACCACTATTTTGCATACAGCTGTTTACTAGTGTAGGTTTTTTTCTTATTCCCCCCCCCAAAATGGTCTCAAATGGTGTTTTAAGTGGACAAACTTCAACTTTCCTGGATAGGGTTTAGATTATTCCAGGACAATGCaatagttattttaggacatttaagtagtttttacaaacataccttacaaaaaaaacaacactggtgtgcatcttgagacaaagcAATGGCACTAATGTATATTAAGATggaagatgtttttaaattaaagcagctcaaacattaGACtgggataagccctgtccatgAAACTGccccaaaatgtttaaatataaaaaaaatgcgtAAGATGCCATCGTAATGCATGAAACACTGATAAAGCTGTACACAAcacctttattattattatctcaCACTGttgttgaattgttttacaatttatttgaaaatgatATTGGGAAGATGTTTTTTGTGATCAAATGTTGGAGGAAAAAGTGACACGTATCAGATTTCTTTGACTGATAAAACATTAACATCGATTCTCTTGAGATTCACACAGTGCTCTATTTTAAGTAGACAAACAATGCTCTCGCTCTTTGGATCATATAGCAGGTCAGATGGGAGAGCGTGTACTGTATTTCTTTTTtgtattaaacaaataaatactagcagtaaataaacattttagtggcgtttttttttttagaaaaacccTTATTACAGTCTGATATACATTATGAAAAGCTGTACAGCTgaattacatatttaaaataagaacacttttgttttattatgttgatataaatatatatagatattttttgtcaaaatatatGATCATATGGTCAAGAAGAAGACAAAAAATGACACAAACAACAAACACCTCAACATAAACGTTATAAATAAGTGTCCAAGTCTGAACATTCAGGTGTAAACGTCCGTATATGTCCGCTTAACGGCAGCCACACCCTTCTACCACCATCTCCTGATAGTTTTTCAGGACCACCCTATCCGTTTCATCCAGGTAGAGCATTGAGATGGCACTGAGCTCTGTGGGAACGCAGCAAGCTTTGGGAATATTGGTGTTGACAGAGTTAACCAGCGTCTGTACAATAGCATGATTGGTGGAGTTCAGGTGGTCGGCCAGGGGAAACGGGCACTCCCCGTGGCAGTAGTACGCCTGGTACCCGGGCGGCGCCACGATCCAGTCGTTCCAACCCACATCGCTGAAGTCGACGTACAGCGCGTGCCGCCGACAGTTGCGATTGCGCTTTCGGCCTCTTTGCTTGGGGCTGCGCTTCGCTCTACGCGTCAACGGGTGACTTTTGCCGTCGTGACCGAAAGTGACCAACAGCGGCCGTAGCTGGTCCCAGTCTTCGCCCGGAACCGGGTGCAAGGACCGACTCACGCGCACGTGGCGCCCCTGGTGGCGGGGGGTCCGGTTCAGGTGCAGAACCTCCACGGCTAGCCCGTGGTTGGAGTCCTTGTCGCGGGTCCAGCGCGACACGGCGGGACTCACGTCGAAGCTCTCCCACGCGGACGCGTTGTGACGCACCAGCCGGGTGTCCAGGAGCTGCGTAATGAGCTGGCCGGCCTGCGGAGGCTTCAACACCTCGTAAATGTTTATTCGATGGAGACTTTCATCTCCATTGTGCTCGAGATTTGAGTTTGCATCATCTATCTGTTGCCTGTAGAGACGAAGCTCAGCGCTGGAGATGAGCTCATCCTCAGGGATGTTGCTGAGGTTGAAAAGGAAACGTAGAGGAGTCTCAGATGAGCCGTCTGCCTGGAGCTTCTCCATGTGCTCTGGAGACGAGCAAGAAAAATACATCAGGACACCGATTCCTTTAGCAATTTCAAATGTATTATATTATCTACAATATTGATACATAAGGACAATGAACTTTGAGCAAACATGGTCCATGCGTACTTTAAAAAAGCTGAACACTGTGCTGCTACAAACTAAAATGTTGGTGGTGAACCTTCagatttcaggcttcattaAAGTACAAAGATTCATTAagttctgtttcacaaaagcaCAGATCAACTACATTTTGATGCCCTTTTAACTTCATAGTTTATTTTTCAATGTGGTGTCAACCATAACACATCTAAAGGATAGGATGTAAAGTGTCATTGGCACCAAAGAGACcaccatctgtttttaaatcacAGAGATTTTGTTTAAGCTTTACAAATTCTAATTTATCTGTTTTTCAATGAGGTGTCAACCCTAACGCATTTAGGTAAACGAACATGACGATACAAAACAATTGGCCCTTTGCTATACTGAACATACATTTTATTTCCAAAAGTTTCTGATAATGTGGTCTGCTAGCTTTTAAACACCGAGTTATGTTTTATATGCTGTCTGTATGTTGTTGGCTTACCCTCGTGATGAAATCCTCTCACAGTGTTCGCTCGACTCGTAGATCTCTCAGGATAATCAAAGCTGACATCGTGACCCGCAGCGTCCTCCAGCTCTCCGGACTGCAGACGGTACAGATCGAGCAGATACTGGGGCACAACCGCTGAGTCACTGGGTCGTGGACGCATCTGCAACCCGAACATCTGCAGCAGCGTGGCTTCAAAGTCCAGCAGCAGGTCATGACCCAGATGATGAGACGAGACCTTCTTCTTCCCCTCCTCAGGTATTAGACTAGCATAGCTGCTCTCTCCCAGTAGGACTTGGCATAATAAAATAACCATCAGTATTAGATTACCAGGAATCATGATGTCTCTGGTGGAAGGAATGAGAAAACTAGTAAGACTTCACAGAATGAAGTCcttcaaataaaaaagtttcagtctTAATGCTTTGTGTAAAAGCCTCTGTACTGAAAAGTGTGCAAGAATGTTTGTGCTATTTAATGTGCTAGACATTAACATGTCAACTGTAAATTGTTAAAAGTACCATTAACTTCAAACAGTTGCTACGCTATGAcagcaatgaaaaaaatttaaattacagtaaaattACTGTAGCTAAAGAAGCGTACTTACTTTGTGATATAAAATGTGATCTTACACAACACAAAATTCACCTTGTGTACCTAAAAGCATTTACATTAACACTCTTCTACTGTGTATTTGTCCAATGCAGTCGTTTACTGTATTATATTACAATAGCAATTAGATATCGCTCCTCATGACAATACACAAATAATTCATAAATAATTGCACTACAAGTTGAATTATATGCTAGTTAAACTGATGTCACACGACGACTACACCCAACCACACACATCTCAGTGGAATAAAAGTGAACGAGTGACTAATTCCTTTCAATTTTCCCAAAATATGTAACAACCCTGTCACGCGACGGAAAGTGGATGGGCGTGGCCCACTTACCGACAGAAAATAAAGCATGGGAAAACAGTCCATGTTTGTCGAGAGCTGATCCAGGACAAGTTCTTCAGGTAAAGGTTACGTGTTCCTGAAAGGCTGTTGAAGAACTCTCCTGAGGTTTTTTTCCTGAAAGAAAGGCAAAAGTTTGATTGGCATTGGTATGGATCGTGTGATATATTTTCCTAACCGAGCACCTGAGCAATTTGCCCCCCAAAACACCAATGAGAAGTAAGTTGTGCGTCACTTCCGCTCAAAGACCAGCAGGCGTGAAAACACCGGCAATTCAAATTTACATAAAAAGAAGAGGTTTGTTTCTTAACAAAGAGGCCTCTTTTAATAATGGTCTGCAATTGAAGGTGAATTCCCCTAAATAGTCTTTAGCACCCTCCCTCAAAATCCCACAATGTTATATAGTGACAGTACACTGATCTGATCTGTTCATTCTCATTGTATCACACACACCATCAAATGGTGGACACATTTCTAGCAAAAGAGACATCAGTGAATGAAGAGAGGAAACGCAGTAATAACAATCACAAGTGCTTGTGAAAGGTCTCAGAAAACAATGGCATCACTAAATCCACAGCTGAGCTTAATGCTCGAGTGAAAGCGACGCATGTATTTTGTCATTTCTTGGATCAAGTTCTACTGGAGCAGATCCAAGCATTACAACAGGAATGATGCATATTAACAAaaacatcatgtgtgtgtggcCATGAGTGCTGTGTGTCCACACAGTCAAGCAACAGTTGTGTAGTTTGGATCAAGTAAGATGTAGTTTGTGCACGAAGGTGAGACGACTTTGTGGGTTCGTGTCTTAACATTTGCTTTGAAAAATTGTGATTTCCAGCAGTGTAGTGCAATAGTATGTGTACGTGAAAGAACACAAAGCACAAACAAAGGGTTACTTCAGACCACCTACTCTTGTTTAAAAGCCTACAAATACTAGCCTAAATATTTACAGGATCTCTTTTTGATGTGTTTGACGATGAAGTGCAGTACATGTGCTGTTGTAAAGATTCTCGTTTATAGTGCTCTCTGCTTCCTTTAATTTGGCAAAATCAGGAAAAGCTGTACACAACCCTGCTGAATTACATTATTGCTTCTTTACTTGTATGGCACAAGAGCCGCAGGTTACTACAGTAACAGACCCAATGTcagcattttaccttaaaaacatgcaaaataaaacaaaactcatGTATTGGACTAAATATGTGTTGTACTACTGACCAAACA containing:
- the bmp4 gene encoding bone morphogenetic protein 4, with protein sequence MIPGNLILMVILLCQVLLGESSYASLIPEEGKKKVSSHHLGHDLLLDFEATLLQMFGLQMRPRPSDSAVVPQYLLDLYRLQSGELEDAAGHDVSFDYPERSTSRANTVRGFHHEEHMEKLQADGSSETPLRFLFNLSNIPEDELISSAELRLYRQQIDDANSNLEHNGDESLHRINIYEVLKPPQAGQLITQLLDTRLVRHNASAWESFDVSPAVSRWTRDKDSNHGLAVEVLHLNRTPRHQGRHVRVSRSLHPVPGEDWDQLRPLLVTFGHDGKSHPLTRRAKRSPKQRGRKRNRNCRRHALYVDFSDVGWNDWIVAPPGYQAYYCHGECPFPLADHLNSTNHAIVQTLVNSVNTNIPKACCVPTELSAISMLYLDETDRVVLKNYQEMVVEGCGCR